The following are encoded in a window of Flavobacteriales bacterium genomic DNA:
- a CDS encoding YihY/virulence factor BrkB family protein, which translates to MKRKFLKTFYRLISFTKILVIPGFRGKSVYDVAIFFIESLVKGSITTRASSIAFNLFLALFPGIIFLFTLIPFIPIDGFQHELFFLLQKIFPPTTFDAAQTTINDIVNNKQGGLLSIGFIMALYFSTNGVNSLIESFNANIHIEESRSIIAQRWVSLVLTILIVFILIVAILIIIFTQGVIDFFIEKNLFNQNMADVFLNARWLILMIVIYFSISILYYLGPTKSDKLSLFSPGSVVATFFIILTSLGFSYYVDNFSQYNKLYGSIGTLIIILLWLYFNSIIFIVGFELNTSILQAVKKNPLSLKRKKKEIQ; encoded by the coding sequence TTGAAAAGAAAGTTTTTAAAAACATTTTATAGACTCATTTCCTTCACTAAAATATTGGTTATACCAGGTTTTAGAGGTAAAAGTGTTTATGATGTAGCTATTTTTTTTATTGAAAGCCTAGTAAAAGGAAGCATAACTACGCGTGCTTCCTCTATTGCTTTTAATCTTTTTTTGGCACTTTTCCCGGGAATTATTTTCTTGTTTACCCTCATTCCTTTTATTCCAATAGATGGGTTTCAGCATGAACTTTTTTTCTTGCTTCAAAAAATATTTCCTCCCACCACCTTTGATGCAGCACAAACTACCATTAACGATATTGTAAATAATAAACAAGGAGGTCTACTATCCATTGGTTTTATAATGGCGCTTTATTTCTCTACCAATGGAGTTAATTCACTTATAGAATCCTTTAATGCCAATATTCATATTGAGGAATCTAGATCGATCATTGCTCAAAGATGGGTTTCTCTTGTTCTCACAATATTGATAGTCTTTATTCTCATAGTTGCTATTCTAATCATTATTTTCACACAAGGTGTTATTGACTTTTTTATAGAAAAGAATTTGTTTAACCAAAATATGGCGGATGTGTTCCTTAATGCTCGATGGTTAATTTTGATGATCGTAATTTATTTTTCCATATCCATTCTTTATTATCTAGGGCCCACAAAATCTGACAAACTTAGCTTGTTTTCGCCAGGAAGTGTTGTAGCTACGTTTTTTATCATTCTCACTTCTCTTGGATTTAGTTATTATGTAGATAATTTTTCTCAATACAATAAACTCTATGGCTCTATCGGGACACTCATTATCATTCTGCTTTGGCTCTATTTTAATTCCATTATTTTCATTGTAGGATTCGAACTTAACACCAGTATTTTACAAGCTGTAAAGAAAAATCCTTTATCGCTAAAAAGAAAAAAAAAGGAAATTCAATAA